One Nesterenkonia populi DNA window includes the following coding sequences:
- a CDS encoding ABC-F family ATP-binding cassette domain-containing protein — translation MAHLLGAENISITFGTRTVLDSLTLGIDEGDRIGIVGRNGDGKSTLMRILGRAQEPDEGRVTWRGGVSVGLLDQQDVLDHSLSVGQAVVGDAPEHEWATDPAKRDVVEGLLSELDWDSPVGALSGGQRRRVALAELLMGEHDVIMLDEPTNHLDVEGVAWLANHLKTRWKPNEGAFLVVTHDRWFLDEVCTLTWEVHDAAVDHFEGGYAAYTLARAERDRAAAVEEQKRQQLVKKELAWLRRGAPARTTKAKFRVDAANALINDVPEHRDEVQLRKMATARLGKDVLDVEEMSFTVRKARGFGASDAAPEVEHQLFSDVTWRLGPGERVGLVGVNGAGKSTLLRMLEGTVEPDAGRVRRGKTVQTAILTQEVEELRAKAGMRVHEVMTEEKSVFEVGGRELSGAQLLETLGFSRSRQWTPVGDLSGGERRRLQLLKLLTGEPNVLMLDEPTNDLDTDTLAAMEDLLDSWPGTLIVVSHDRYLLERVTDHQVALLGDGQIRMLPGGVEQYLRIRQGQEPPPGLSDTYRGQSSVRASEIPGSTMPAGANPSMQSTAPAGQGGSGASEADKRQARKDMQRIDKQMEKLQAQREELHARMARASEDVDLDRLRTLQPQLDEVSTELEEAELAWLEASEAAEG, via the coding sequence ATGGCACATCTGCTCGGCGCTGAGAACATTTCGATCACTTTCGGCACCCGCACGGTGCTGGACTCTCTGACTCTGGGCATCGATGAGGGGGACCGGATCGGCATTGTGGGCCGCAACGGCGACGGCAAATCGACGCTGATGCGGATTCTGGGGCGTGCGCAGGAGCCTGACGAGGGCCGTGTCACGTGGCGCGGCGGAGTGTCGGTGGGGCTCCTGGACCAGCAGGATGTGCTGGACCACAGTCTGAGCGTCGGGCAGGCGGTGGTGGGCGATGCCCCCGAGCATGAATGGGCGACGGACCCGGCCAAGCGCGACGTCGTGGAGGGGCTGCTCTCCGAGCTGGACTGGGACAGCCCGGTGGGCGCGCTCTCCGGCGGGCAGCGGCGACGGGTGGCGCTCGCCGAGCTGCTGATGGGCGAGCATGACGTGATCATGCTGGATGAGCCCACCAACCATCTGGATGTGGAGGGGGTCGCCTGGCTGGCGAACCACCTGAAGACCCGCTGGAAGCCGAATGAGGGCGCGTTCCTCGTGGTCACCCACGACCGCTGGTTCCTGGACGAGGTGTGCACCCTGACCTGGGAGGTCCATGACGCAGCGGTGGATCACTTTGAGGGCGGCTATGCGGCGTACACCTTGGCCCGGGCGGAGCGTGACCGGGCCGCGGCGGTGGAGGAGCAGAAGCGCCAGCAGCTGGTCAAGAAGGAGCTGGCCTGGCTCAGGCGCGGCGCCCCTGCCCGGACCACCAAGGCGAAATTCCGGGTGGATGCGGCGAACGCGCTGATCAACGACGTCCCGGAGCACCGGGACGAGGTGCAGCTGAGGAAGATGGCCACGGCCCGGCTGGGCAAGGACGTGCTGGACGTGGAGGAGATGTCCTTCACGGTGAGGAAGGCGAGGGGCTTCGGCGCCTCAGACGCGGCGCCAGAGGTCGAGCATCAGCTCTTCAGCGATGTGACGTGGCGCTTGGGCCCGGGGGAGCGGGTCGGCCTCGTAGGCGTGAACGGCGCCGGAAAGTCGACCCTGCTCCGGATGCTGGAGGGCACCGTGGAGCCCGACGCCGGACGGGTCAGGCGGGGGAAGACGGTGCAGACGGCGATCCTCACCCAAGAGGTGGAGGAGCTTCGCGCCAAGGCCGGCATGCGGGTGCACGAAGTGATGACTGAGGAGAAGAGCGTCTTCGAAGTGGGCGGCAGGGAGCTCTCCGGGGCGCAGCTGCTGGAGACCCTCGGGTTCAGCCGCAGCCGCCAGTGGACTCCCGTCGGGGACCTCTCCGGCGGCGAGCGGCGTCGTCTGCAGCTGCTGAAGCTGCTGACCGGGGAGCCGAACGTGCTCATGCTGGATGAGCCCACCAATGATCTGGACACGGACACTCTGGCGGCCATGGAGGACCTGCTGGACAGCTGGCCGGGCACGCTGATTGTGGTGAGCCATGACCGCTACCTGCTGGAGCGGGTGACCGATCATCAGGTCGCCCTGCTCGGCGATGGTCAGATCCGCATGCTGCCCGGCGGGGTGGAGCAGTATCTGCGGATCCGCCAGGGCCAGGAGCCCCCGCCCGGGCTCAGCGACACCTACCGGGGGCAGTCCAGCGTGAGGGCCAGCGAAATCCCGGGAAGCACCATGCCCGCGGGCGCCAACCCGAGCATGCAGAGCACAGCCCCAGCCGGGCAGGGCGGCTCGGGCGCCTCGGAGGCGGACAAGCGCCAGGCCCGCAAGGACATGCAGCGCATCGACAAGCAGATGGAGAAGCTGCAGGCTCAGCGGGAGGAGCTCCACGCCAGAATGGCCCGCGCCTCCGAGGACGTGGACCTCGACAGGCTCCGCACGCTGCAGCCGCAGCTGGATGAGGTCAGCACCGAGCTGGAGGAGGCGGAGCTGGCGTGGCTGGAAGCGTCTGAGGCCGCGGAGGGCTGA